A genome region from Bifidobacterium coryneforme includes the following:
- a CDS encoding Fe-S-containing protein, with the protein MLEQFVAVLPGTLGPALLVMVLSVLLTVGEGRDKPLSSSWRLVGLGVGTLAAIVFAALRATAVINRRSMVNFPTLIACVIADLALIWVVLAAGRLTSDWHDHRASLNLANGLAALAIALSVFRALPDVILQLTAFVEPNSPVFTSEMLLRALGFVLAIATVVIVAAIFRSMHRTCSHKAFSLAALLVVVLTLIQHGTGLLALLQNTGELILHGLPFRIMALLYNANQAMVIVQVCVFVIPAVVCMVAGFRMPVEGQTASVSRQHKAFRRRALASSVWSLVAMIFVTLALTVGTAQAHKVPVLSPPEDYSLSKETATIKFSQVSDGHLHRFQYKAKDGTVMRFIIIKKNGAAYGIGLDACENCGDAGYYEKDGKIICKKCDVAINLATIGFKGGCNPIPLPYTTGHGSILIQTADLDALSSHFKS; encoded by the coding sequence ATGCTTGAGCAATTCGTCGCGGTCCTGCCGGGAACGCTCGGGCCGGCCCTCCTGGTCATGGTCCTCAGCGTGCTACTGACCGTTGGTGAGGGGCGAGACAAGCCCCTGTCGTCCTCCTGGCGTCTGGTCGGGCTGGGTGTGGGCACCCTGGCGGCCATCGTATTTGCGGCACTCAGGGCCACCGCGGTCATCAACCGACGCAGTATGGTCAATTTCCCCACCCTGATAGCCTGTGTCATAGCCGATCTGGCCCTGATCTGGGTGGTGCTGGCAGCCGGGAGGCTGACCAGTGATTGGCATGACCACAGGGCCTCTCTGAACCTGGCCAACGGCCTGGCTGCCCTTGCCATCGCCCTCAGTGTCTTCAGGGCCTTGCCTGATGTGATTCTCCAACTGACGGCTTTTGTGGAGCCCAATTCTCCCGTATTCACCTCCGAAATGCTGCTTCGGGCGCTCGGTTTCGTCCTGGCCATAGCAACAGTCGTCATCGTGGCGGCCATCTTCCGATCCATGCATCGGACCTGTTCCCATAAGGCGTTTTCACTGGCTGCCCTTCTTGTGGTCGTGCTGACCCTGATTCAACATGGCACCGGGTTGCTGGCCCTGTTGCAGAACACCGGAGAGCTCATCCTGCATGGTCTCCCCTTCAGGATTATGGCCCTGCTCTATAACGCCAACCAGGCCATGGTCATCGTCCAGGTCTGTGTCTTCGTGATTCCCGCCGTAGTCTGCATGGTTGCGGGATTCCGCATGCCTGTGGAGGGGCAGACCGCATCAGTGAGCAGGCAGCACAAGGCCTTCCGTCGGCGAGCCCTGGCCTCATCCGTCTGGAGCCTGGTGGCGATGATCTTCGTTACCCTGGCCCTGACCGTGGGCACGGCCCAGGCCCACAAGGTGCCTGTGCTTTCGCCGCCCGAGGATTACTCCCTATCCAAGGAGACGGCGACCATCAAGTTCTCCCAGGTCAGCGATGGGCACCTGCACCGCTTCCAGTACAAGGCCAAGGACGGCACGGTCATGCGGTTCATCATCATCAAGAAGAACGGGGCGGCTTACGGAATCGGGCTGGATGCCTGCGAGAACTGCGGTGATGCCGGGTATTACGAAAAGGATGGCAAGATCATCTGCAAGAAGTGCGATGTGGCCATCAACCTGGCCACCATCGGCTTCAAGGGTGGGTGCAATCCGATTCCATTGCCCTATACCACCGGGCACGGCAGCATTCTGATCCAGACCGCCGATCTGGATGCCCTGTCCTCACACTTCAAGAGCTGA
- a CDS encoding iron transporter, with the protein MKKRKFAALAALVLSGTLVLAGCGGGKNEGAKEAPAPDTTANSKSEGDKEDSKGAGFEEIPIPPDDQQKGPLNIGTVFFQPIDMEPASMGLKAADASLHLEADIHALADNNLGYAKGEFVPDLTVNYTIENKNDPNDKQSGTFMQMNASDGPHYGANIKMDKAGSYKLTYSIESPEKKGWMLHVDPETGVKDHFWTEPIVVSWDWDYTPHQW; encoded by the coding sequence ATGAAGAAGAGGAAATTCGCAGCCCTGGCTGCCCTGGTGCTCTCCGGAACACTGGTCCTGGCCGGTTGCGGTGGGGGCAAGAACGAGGGGGCCAAGGAAGCCCCCGCCCCCGATACAACCGCCAATTCCAAGTCGGAAGGCGACAAGGAAGACAGCAAGGGCGCAGGATTTGAAGAGATTCCGATTCCGCCCGATGATCAGCAGAAGGGACCGCTGAACATCGGCACCGTCTTCTTCCAGCCCATCGATATGGAGCCTGCCTCCATGGGCCTCAAGGCAGCGGATGCCAGCCTTCACCTGGAAGCCGATATCCATGCCCTGGCCGACAACAACCTGGGCTATGCCAAGGGTGAGTTCGTTCCCGACCTGACCGTCAACTACACGATTGAGAACAAGAACGACCCCAACGACAAGCAGTCCGGCACCTTCATGCAGATGAATGCCTCGGACGGCCCTCACTACGGTGCCAACATCAAGATGGACAAGGCTGGATCCTACAAGCTGACCTACTCCATCGAGTCCCCCGAAAAGAAGGGGTGGATGCTCCACGTCGATCCCGAGACCGGGGTCAAGGACCACTTCTGGACCGAGCCCATCGTGGTCAGCTGGGATTGGGACTACACGCCTCACCAGTGGTGA